Proteins co-encoded in one Halococcoides cellulosivorans genomic window:
- a CDS encoding heavy metal translocating P-type ATPase, translating to MSTRTSRLELQGMSCANCSGTIEDTLADLDGVESADANYATDEGSVTFDPERVSLSAIYDAVDRAGYSAVAETVTIAIADMSCANCAATIGEAFADTPGVIDADVNYATDEAQVRYNPAETSLDDLYDAVESAGYSPVRKDDDGDDGTDARDAAREGEIRKQLRLTLFGAVLSAPMLLFMADKLLLGGAIVPETVLGIRFGWVEFLLATPVQAVLGWPFYRNSYNALVNNRRANMDVLIALGSSTAYLYSLAVLATLIASEGLYFDTAALILVFITLGNYLEARSKGQAGEALRELLAMEAETATLVDEDGTEREVPLEEVAVGDRMKVRPGEQIPTDGVVVEGQSAVDESMVTGESVPVEKSEGDEVVGSTINENGLLVVEATKVGKDTALQQIVQTVKEAQSRQPEIQNVADRISAYFVPAVIVNAIFWATVWFVAPELLAGLVGWVPLFDLVAGGPAIAGGTVSAFEFAIIVFASSVLIACPCALGLATPAATMVGTTIGAQNGVLFKGGDILERAKDVDTVVFDKTGTLTEGEMELTDVIALDARADGGTGAATAEALDEDAILRLAASAESGSEHPLARAIVAGAEDRGLDVPDPESFENVPGHGIRAVVDGRDVLVGNRKLLDDAGIDPAPAAETMERLEREGKTAMLVAVDGQLAGVVADADTVKEGATEAVAALRERGVDVMMITGDNERTARAVAESVGIDPENVRAEVLPEDKSDAVEAIQSDGRKAMMVGDGVNDAPALAVAHVGTAIGSGTDVAIEAADVTLMRSDPQDVVKAIRISDATLQKIKQNLVWALGYNTAMIPLASLGLLQPVLAAAAMAFSSVSVLTNSLLFRRYVPDRDYRIFGRFR from the coding sequence ATGAGTACGCGAACGTCTCGACTCGAACTCCAGGGGATGTCCTGTGCGAACTGTTCGGGGACCATCGAGGACACGCTCGCCGATCTCGACGGCGTCGAGAGCGCCGACGCGAACTACGCGACCGACGAGGGGTCGGTCACCTTCGATCCAGAGCGGGTCTCACTCTCTGCAATCTACGACGCGGTCGACCGGGCGGGGTATAGCGCGGTCGCGGAGACGGTGACGATCGCGATCGCCGATATGTCGTGTGCGAACTGCGCGGCGACGATCGGTGAGGCGTTCGCGGACACACCGGGCGTGATCGACGCGGACGTGAACTACGCGACCGACGAGGCCCAGGTCCGATACAATCCCGCCGAGACCTCGCTCGACGACCTGTACGACGCCGTCGAGTCGGCGGGGTATTCGCCGGTCCGGAAGGACGACGACGGCGACGACGGGACGGACGCACGCGACGCCGCCCGCGAGGGGGAGATCCGAAAACAGCTTCGCCTGACGCTGTTCGGGGCCGTCCTCTCGGCGCCCATGCTCCTGTTCATGGCCGACAAACTCCTGCTCGGCGGCGCGATCGTCCCCGAGACGGTCCTCGGGATCAGGTTCGGGTGGGTCGAGTTCCTGCTCGCGACGCCCGTGCAGGCGGTCCTCGGCTGGCCGTTTTACAGGAACTCCTACAACGCCCTCGTGAACAACCGCCGCGCGAACATGGACGTCCTGATCGCGCTGGGATCCTCGACGGCGTACCTCTACTCGCTGGCCGTCCTCGCGACCCTGATCGCCAGCGAGGGGCTGTACTTCGACACCGCGGCGTTGATTCTGGTCTTCATCACGCTCGGGAACTACCTCGAAGCGCGCTCGAAAGGCCAGGCCGGCGAGGCGCTCCGGGAACTGCTCGCGATGGAAGCCGAGACCGCCACCCTCGTCGACGAGGACGGCACCGAACGAGAGGTGCCCCTCGAAGAAGTCGCAGTCGGCGATCGCATGAAAGTCCGGCCGGGCGAGCAGATCCCGACCGACGGCGTCGTGGTCGAGGGCCAGTCGGCGGTCGACGAGTCGATGGTGACCGGGGAATCGGTCCCCGTCGAGAAGAGCGAGGGTGACGAGGTCGTCGGCTCGACGATCAACGAGAACGGTCTGCTGGTCGTCGAGGCGACGAAGGTCGGGAAAGACACTGCGCTCCAGCAGATCGTCCAGACCGTCAAAGAGGCTCAGTCCCGTCAGCCGGAGATCCAGAACGTCGCCGACCGGATCTCTGCGTACTTCGTCCCGGCGGTCATCGTGAACGCCATCTTCTGGGCGACCGTCTGGTTCGTCGCTCCCGAACTGCTCGCCGGCCTCGTCGGGTGGGTCCCACTCTTCGATCTGGTCGCCGGCGGGCCGGCGATCGCCGGCGGGACGGTCTCGGCGTTCGAGTTCGCGATCATCGTGTTCGCGTCGTCGGTGCTGATCGCCTGCCCCTGCGCGCTCGGGCTGGCGACGCCCGCGGCGACGATGGTCGGGACGACCATCGGGGCCCAGAACGGCGTCCTGTTCAAAGGCGGGGATATCCTCGAACGCGCCAAAGACGTCGACACCGTCGTGTTCGACAAGACGGGCACGCTCACCGAAGGCGAAATGGAGTTGACGGACGTGATCGCCCTCGACGCGCGCGCGGACGGCGGCACTGGGGCGGCGACGGCAGAGGCCCTCGACGAGGACGCGATCCTCCGGCTGGCGGCCAGCGCCGAGAGCGGGAGCGAACACCCGCTCGCACGCGCCATCGTCGCGGGGGCCGAGGACCGCGGCCTGGACGTTCCTGACCCCGAGAGCTTCGAGAACGTCCCCGGCCACGGGATCCGCGCGGTGGTCGACGGTCGTGACGTTCTGGTCGGGAACCGCAAACTGCTCGACGACGCAGGCATCGATCCCGCGCCCGCCGCCGAGACCATGGAACGACTCGAACGCGAGGGCAAGACCGCAATGTTGGTCGCGGTCGACGGCCAGTTGGCGGGCGTCGTCGCCGACGCCGACACGGTGAAAGAGGGCGCGACCGAGGCCGTCGCGGCGCTTCGCGAGCGGGGCGTCGACGTGATGATGATTACCGGCGACAACGAGCGCACCGCGCGTGCCGTCGCCGAGTCGGTCGGGATCGACCCCGAGAACGTCCGCGCGGAGGTCCTCCCCGAGGACAAATCCGACGCCGTGGAGGCGATTCAAAGCGACGGTCGCAAAGCGATGATGGTCGGTGACGGCGTCAACGACGCGCCCGCGCTCGCGGTCGCCCACGTCGGGACGGCGATCGGATCGGGCACCGACGTCGCCATCGAAGCGGCGGACGTGACGCTGATGCGATCGGACCCCCAGGACGTCGTGAAGGCGATCCGGATCTCCGATGCGACCCTCCAGAAGATCAAACAGAATCTCGTCTGGGCGCTGGGCTACAACACCGCGATGATCCCGTTGGCCTCCCTGGGCCTGCTTCAGCCCGTGCTCGCGGCGGCGGCGATGGCGTTTTCGAGCGTGTCGGTGCTCACGAACAGCCTCCTCTTCCGCCGGTATGTGCCCGATCGGGACTACCGCATCTTCGGCCGGTTCCGATAG